The following coding sequences lie in one Miscanthus floridulus cultivar M001 chromosome 9, ASM1932011v1, whole genome shotgun sequence genomic window:
- the LOC136481497 gene encoding uncharacterized protein produces MAAASRVGDPAESTRLRIGDEIAWSEISGVYDRDDSLKENTNPKCLLKNHPGANNGASQRFSGNLKPTAAPIIGLSGKLGQGGGRGRHHPPPPAIFPKKAKTGGGGRAPRAAVPEPGSPKVSCIGKVLSDRERARLGRPPRPRGGGGGGGCCGGLAFLMRRNRSRNSVECVDQSPPLPPVVETARRRETKEVEAASAAEVAAAAAPGLGGMRRFASGRRAAEWAAEMDGDGRVATSGPL; encoded by the coding sequence ATGGCCGCCGCCTCGCGCGTCGGCGACCCGGCGGAGTCCACGCGCCTGCGCATCGGCGACGAGATCGCGTGGTCCGAGATCAGCGGCGTGTACGACCGCGACGACTCCCTCAAGGAGAACACCAACCCCAAGTGCCTCCTCAAGAACCACCCCGGCGCTAACAACGGCGCCTCGCAGCGGTTCTCGGGCAACCTCAAGCCGACGGCGGCGCCCATCATCGGCCTCTCGGGGAAGCTCGGCCAGGGCGGTGGGCGGGGGCGGCACCACCCGCCCCCGCCGGCCATCTTCCCCAAGAAGGCCAAGACGGGGGGCGGCGGGCGCGCGCCCAGGGCCGCCGTCCCGGAGCCCGGCTCGCCCAAGGTGTCCTGCATCGGGAAGGTGCTCTCCGACCGCGAGCGCGCGCGCCTCGGCCGCCCGCCGAGGccgcgcgggggcgggggcgggggcgggtgcTGCGGCGGGCTTGCGTTCTTGATGCGGCGGAACAGGTCCAGGAACAGCGTCGAGTGCGTCGACCAGTCCCCGCCGCTGCCGCCCGTGGTTGAGACGGCCAGGCGGAGGGAGACGAAGGAGGTGGAGGCTGCGTcggcggcggaggtggcggctgcggcggcgccggGGCTGGGTGGGATGCGGCGGTTCGCGTCCGGGAGGCGGGCCGCGGAGTGGGCGGCCGAGATGGACGGCGACGGACGCGTGGCGACATCTGGGCCGTTGTAG
- the LOC136481495 gene encoding uncharacterized protein produces the protein MGNCLVIQDRKEIKIMSVLDGGEVLKMPSPVMHSLKKVPAEAALCEPLPAAAAAGVDDPAGAAVRVKLVISKQELKKMLDKEGMSLDDMVSLMRKEASDREQEEFCCGGWRPALESIPEGSDL, from the coding sequence ATGGGAAACTGCCTGGTGATTCAAGACAGGAAGGAGATCAAGATCATGAGCGTCTTGGACGGCGGCGAAGTCCTCAAGATGCCATCCCCGGTCATGCACAGCTTGAAGAAGGTCCCGGCCGAAGCTGCCCTCTGCGAGCCCCTGCCGGCAGCAGCTGCTGCCGGTGTCGACGACCCCGCTGGCGCCGCCGTCAGGGTGAAGCTGGTGATCAGCAAGCAGGAGCTCAAGAAGATGCTCGACAAGGAGGGCATGTCGCTAGACGACATGGTGTCTCTCATGCGCAAGGAAGCGAGTGACCGAGAACAGGAGGAGTTCTGCTGCGGAGGGTGGCGACCGGCGCTGGAGAGCATACCGGAAGGCAGCGATCTCTAG
- the LOC136481496 gene encoding alpha carbonic anhydrase 7-like, with translation MVSSRALIGLLVAASSLAVALSDGGATLFSYRAGSPDGPENWGKLSPAYKACGQGKQQSPIDIVTKQAVPNAHLDSLNRTYSAVSATLINDGHDITLEFGGKVGTITVNGKVYNFDKMHWHSPSDHTINGQRFPLELHLVHKSADGALAVIGILYQLGTPDSFYYQLKRQFVEMANDQCHFGEEESHVEVGLIHLRSMQKRTGSYFRYTGSLTVPPCTENVVWSVLGKVRQISKEQLELLKAPLPGNDNRPTQPLNGRKVQFYNPPNSTISFQM, from the exons ATGGTGTCCTCCCGAGcgctcatcggcctcctcgtcgcCGCGTCCTCCCTCGCCGTCGCTCTCTCGG ATGGCGGCGCGACGTTGTTCAGTTACAGGGCGGGGAGCCCCGACGGGCCGGAGAACTGGGGGAAGCTGAGCCCGGCGTACAAGGCGTGCGGGCAGGGGAAGCAGCAGTCCCCGATCGACATCGTCACCAAGCAGGCCGTCCCCAACGCCCACCTCGACTCCCTCAACCGCACCTACAGCGCCGTCAGCGCCACGCTCATCAACGACGGCCACGACATCACG CTGGAGTTTGGGGGCAAAGTTGGGACGATAACCGTGAACGGCAAGGTGTACAACTTCGACAAGATGCACTGGCACTCGCCGTCCGACCACACCATCAACGGCCAGAGGTTCCCGCTGGAGCTCCACCTCGTCCACAAGAGCGCCGACGGCGCTCTCGCCGTCATCGGCATCCTCTACCAGCTCGGCACCCCTGACTCTTTCTACTACCAG CTGAAGCGGCAGTTTGTCGAGATGGCCAACGACCAGTGCCACTTCGGCGAGGAGGAGTCGCACGTGGAGGTGGGGCTCATCCACCTGCGCTCGATGCAGAAGCGCACCGGCAGCTACTTCCGGTACACGGGCTCCCTCACCGTGCCGCCCTGCACCGAGAACGTCGTCTGGAGCGTCCTGGGGAAGGTGAGGCAGATCAGCAAGGAGCAGCTGGAGCTGCTCAAGGCGCCGCTACCGGGGAACGACAACCGCCCCACGCAGCCGCTCAACGGCAGGAAAGTCCAGTTCTACAACCCGCCCAACAGCACCATCTCCTTCCAGATGTAA